A stretch of Acropora palmata chromosome 9, jaAcrPala1.3, whole genome shotgun sequence DNA encodes these proteins:
- the LOC141891800 gene encoding glycerol-3-phosphate phosphatase-like isoform X1 gives MTDKVCEFLKGDEVKKFVDSMETFIFDCDGVLWNGIGVIDGAVEVLHELRKLGKRVFFVTNNSSKSREDYAKKFENFGIKVSKDEIYGTSYAVAYYLKEILKFDKKVFTIGTTGMIQELDELGIPHTGSGLTLLQPDLSTGGYNIKEWTNLPLDPEVGAVVCGFDEHFSYHKLIKAASYLAKDTCLFIATNCDDRFPFNSTDIVIPGTGCLVISVEAAARRKAKVVGKPERIMFDCINSRHNIDPSKACMIGDRLNTDILFGNNCGLKTILVLTGISSLEDVKLCQDSNDAHNRDCIPDFYISSIDALRLPLNPSKYVKYQ, from the exons ATGACGGACAAGGTGTGTGAATTTCTCAAAGGAGACGAAGTTAAGAAATTTGTTGATTCGATGGAGACTTTTATATTCGACTGCGATG GGGTGCTGTGGAATGGGATTGGTGTCATCGATGGAGCGGTTGAGGTGTTACACGAACTTCGTAAGTTG GGTAAAagagttttctttgttactAACAACAGTTCCAAGTCAAGAGAGGATTAtgcaaagaaatttgaaaattttggaatcaaGGTTTCCAAA GATGAAATCTATGGCACATCATATGCTGTTGCATATTACTTGAAAGAGATTCTTAAGTTTGACAAAAAGGTATTCACCATTGGTACAACAGGAATGATACAGGAACTTGATGAATTGGGAATACCACATACTGGCTCTGGG CTTACTCTTTTGCAGCCAGATCTGTCCACTGGTGGCTACAACATCAAAGAATGGACAAATCTACCACTAGACCCAGAG GTTGGAGCAGTTGTTTGTGGATTTGATGAACATTTCAGTTACCACAAACTCATCAAAGCTGCCAGTTATCTTGCTAAGGATACCTGCTTATTTATTGCAACAAATTGTGATGACAGATTTCCATTTAACAGTACGGACATCGTTATTCCAG GAACAGGTTGCCTTGTAATTTCTGTTGAAGCAGCAGCTAGAAGGAAAGCAAAGGTTGTAGGAAAGCCAGAAAGAATTATGTTTGATTGTATCAATTCTCG CCACAATATTGATCCATCAAAAGCATGTATGATTGGAGATAG ACTTAACACAGACATCTTGTTTGGCAACAACTGTGGGCTGAAGACTATTCTTGTGCTAACAGGAATTTCATCACTTGAAGATGTTAAACTTTGTCAGGACTCAAATGATGCTCACAACAGGGACTGTATTCCTGATTTTTATATTTCCAGTATAGATGCATTGAGATTACCATTAAACCCTTCGAAGTATGTAAAATACCAATAA
- the LOC141891800 gene encoding glycerol-3-phosphate phosphatase-like isoform X2 yields MTDKVCEFLKGDEVKKFVDSMETFIFDCDGVLWNGIGVIDGAVEVLHELRKLGKRVFFVTNNSSKSREDYAKKFENFGIKVSKDEIYGTSYAVAYYLKEILKFDKKVFTIGTTGMIQELDELGIPHTGSGPDLSTGGYNIKEWTNLPLDPEVGAVVCGFDEHFSYHKLIKAASYLAKDTCLFIATNCDDRFPFNSTDIVIPGTGCLVISVEAAARRKAKVVGKPERIMFDCINSRHNIDPSKACMIGDRLNTDILFGNNCGLKTILVLTGISSLEDVKLCQDSNDAHNRDCIPDFYISSIDALRLPLNPSKYVKYQ; encoded by the exons ATGACGGACAAGGTGTGTGAATTTCTCAAAGGAGACGAAGTTAAGAAATTTGTTGATTCGATGGAGACTTTTATATTCGACTGCGATG GGGTGCTGTGGAATGGGATTGGTGTCATCGATGGAGCGGTTGAGGTGTTACACGAACTTCGTAAGTTG GGTAAAagagttttctttgttactAACAACAGTTCCAAGTCAAGAGAGGATTAtgcaaagaaatttgaaaattttggaatcaaGGTTTCCAAA GATGAAATCTATGGCACATCATATGCTGTTGCATATTACTTGAAAGAGATTCTTAAGTTTGACAAAAAGGTATTCACCATTGGTACAACAGGAATGATACAGGAACTTGATGAATTGGGAATACCACATACTGGCTCTGGG CCAGATCTGTCCACTGGTGGCTACAACATCAAAGAATGGACAAATCTACCACTAGACCCAGAG GTTGGAGCAGTTGTTTGTGGATTTGATGAACATTTCAGTTACCACAAACTCATCAAAGCTGCCAGTTATCTTGCTAAGGATACCTGCTTATTTATTGCAACAAATTGTGATGACAGATTTCCATTTAACAGTACGGACATCGTTATTCCAG GAACAGGTTGCCTTGTAATTTCTGTTGAAGCAGCAGCTAGAAGGAAAGCAAAGGTTGTAGGAAAGCCAGAAAGAATTATGTTTGATTGTATCAATTCTCG CCACAATATTGATCCATCAAAAGCATGTATGATTGGAGATAG ACTTAACACAGACATCTTGTTTGGCAACAACTGTGGGCTGAAGACTATTCTTGTGCTAACAGGAATTTCATCACTTGAAGATGTTAAACTTTGTCAGGACTCAAATGATGCTCACAACAGGGACTGTATTCCTGATTTTTATATTTCCAGTATAGATGCATTGAGATTACCATTAAACCCTTCGAAGTATGTAAAATACCAATAA
- the LOC141891792 gene encoding beta-secretase 1-like encodes MHKVYKQVWPAFLALCLCCHLTSCGKKGSYSVPLRRTKRDLRDSRGNPTENLKGRPGQGYYIATDLGTPAQRINVLVDTGSSNFAVAASPHPYLPIYYHIDKSTSYKDLNRPVAVPYTQGNWEGELGSDLLRFVEGPNATVRVNVAAILSSENFYINGSMWEGILGLGYTRLSKPDSSVLPVFDQFVNDGVVKDSFSMQLCGSSEIDFSSEPTVAGTMVFGEVDTDLYEGDLLYTPVVKKWYYEVVITDIAVGGESLNLDCKKYNYDKTIVDSGTTNLRVSEEVFDAILDRLKKFDKLGVPDDFWIGRQMMCWNYDKTPWEEFPDMSISLLSSISNSKEFRLKIPPQLYLRETIEHGPLLGQHCYKFAITKADKGTVIGAVIMEGFYVVFDRENVQVGFAATTCGAEGRLNPSSEVTGPFSRDAVDCEYIETESSDTALLTVAYVMAGVCGLCLVPIFVLLAQASLKRRKHYHQLSGARAVANDETSPSDFQNNN; translated from the exons ATGCATAAAGTTTACAAGCAAGTGTGGCCTGCTTTTCTAGCACTCTGTTTATGCTGCCACTTGACATCGTGTGGAAAGAAAGGAAGCTATAGTGTTCCTCTCCGTCGTACTAAGAGGGATCTGAGAGATAGCCGTGGAAATCCCACTGAAAACTTAAAAGGTCGCCCTGGACAGGGATACTACATCGCGACTGATCTAGGAACACCCGCACAACGA ATCAACGTACTTGTGGATACTGGAAGTAGCAACTTTGCTGTAGCAGCATCGCCTCATCCTTACCTTCCTATCTATTATCACATAGACAA ATCAACTTCATATAAAGACCTAAACAGACCAGTTGCTGTTCCTTATACCCAAGGAAATTGGGAAGGAGAGCTGGGTTCAGACTTGCTGCGGTTTGTGGAGGGTCCAAATGCCACTGTGCGAGTGAATGTGGCAGCTATCTTGTCATCTGAAAATTTTTATATTAATGGCTCCATGTGGGAAGGAATCCTAGGTCTTGGTTATACAAGGTTATCAAAG CCAGATTCTAGTGTTTTGCCAGTCTTTGATCAATTTGTCAATGATGGTGTTGTTAAGGACTCCTTTTCCATGCAGTTATGTGGTAGTAGTGAAATTGACTTTTCATCTGAGCCAACTGTGGCTGGAACTATG gtttttgGTGAAGTGGATACTGATCTTTATGAGGGTGACCTTCTTTACACACCTGTTGTGAAGAAATGGTATTATGAAGTTGTCATTACTGACATAGCAGTGGGAGGGGAAAGCTTGAATTTAGATTGTAAAAAG TACAACTATGACAAGACAATAGTTGACAGTGGCACAACAAATCTTAGGGTATCAGAAGAAGTATTTGATGCTATCCTGGACCGACTCAAGAAATTTGACAAA CTTGGTGTACCAGATGATTTTTGGATAGGCAGACAAATGATGTGTTGGAACTACGATAAAACTCCGTGGGAGGAATTCCCAGACATGTCAATATCACTTCTATCTTCAATTAGCAATTCCAAAGAGTTTAGGCTCAAAATACCTCCACAG CTCTACTTAAGGGAAACAATTGAGCATGGTCCTCTTCTTGGACAGCACTGTTACAAGTTTGCCATCACAAAGGCTGACAAAG GTACAGTGATAGGAGCTGTGATTATGGAGGGGTTTTATGTGGTTTTTGACAGAGAAAACGTTCAAGTAGGCTTTGCAGCAACAACTTGTGGAG CTGAGGGGCGTCTTAATCCCAGTTCAGAAGTAACGGGACCTTTTAGCAGAG ATGCAGTGGACTGCGAATACATAGAAACAGAAAGCTCTGACACAGCTCTTCTCACTGTTGCATATGTCATGGCTGGTGTGTGTGGACTGTGCCTTGTTccaatttttgttcttttggcCCAAGCCAGTCTAAAAAGACGCAAGCATTATCACCAGTTATCTGGGGCTAGAGCAGTAGCAAATGATGAAACAAGTCCAAGTGACTTTCAGAATAATAACTGA